The DNA window CGCCATCCCAAGGGTCGGCGAGCAACCGGAAAGGCAGGTCGGGCGAATGCGGATAGATGACGATCTTGCCCGAGACCGCGCCGCGGTCGACCGCCTCCAGGGCCTTCGGCAAGTCCTTCAGGCCGCTGATGGCCTTCAGGTTCGCCAGAAGGTCGAGTTCCCCCCTCTCGACCCGGCTGAGCACGTCCTTCATATCCTGGACCGAACATCCGGTAGAGCCGGTGAATCGTTTGCCGGAAACTGCCACGCCCGCCAGGTCCAGGAGGATCGGGTTTCCATAGGCGAAGCCGGAAAAGACGGCGAGCATTCCCCCCGGCGCGAGCCATCGGGCGGCGCCGGCGACGGCTTGAGGATCAGGCACCACGACCACTGCGTCGTCGAGCCCTGAAGGTGCCGCAGCCGTCACCGCTTTTTCGGCGTCGGCAGTCTCCGCGATCACAAGCCTCTTGCCCTTGGCGGCCGCCATTGGCCTGAAGTCGGCTTCCAGATCGGCCAGCCGCTTGGCGTTGCGCGATGTGGCGATGAGGGTCGAGGGTCCGTTCTCCAGTTGCAGGAGGCGATGGACGTGGATGCGGCCCATCGCGCCTCCAGCGCCATGCACCAGTGCCACGCCTCCTGGCCGGACGTCGAAGCGCTGACGCTCCGGCGCAAGTGCCTGAAGGATATCTGCGTCCGTGGTTCCGACGAAGGCGAGCCCGTCATAATGTATCCGCGCGGGGTCGACCCGAACGGCGCGAGCCGGCGTCTGACGCGCCTGCAGGAGCAGGCCTCCTTCACGCAGAAGGACAGGAAGGCGGGCAAGCGCACCTTCGTCAAGCTCTCCTAGCGCAATGATGTCGTCGAAGCGCTGGTCGGCAATCTCGCTCAGACTTGCCCTGCGCTCGTCCTCTATACCGAGGCTCGAGGGCAGGATGCATTTGTCTTGCCCCACCACAATTGTTCTTTGCCACCGTACGGGACGCGAGGCGTCGTACCGCTCCGCCCCCGGGCCGAGATAGACGAGAGCTGAACCATTGCCAGCAAGCGTCCGCCTCACATTGGGGCGATAGGCGCGCTCGACACAGCCATAGGGCTCCAAGAGGGCGATCTCGGCCGCGGACAACCGTTCCGGTAC is part of the Chelativorans sp. AA-79 genome and encodes:
- a CDS encoding alcohol dehydrogenase catalytic domain-containing protein codes for the protein MAVSETDEEAGINLRWIHRGEPLDTLLRSRPETAPLSPPAPDEVIARVEAVCICSSDIKAVRMGVDHPLLAESDGNEDTVLGHEVSLRVEQVGEAQRERFRPGQRLGLQPAMRINGRRRTIGFDVPGGFAQYLRLGPDALSGHVFDVPERLSAAEIALLEPYGCVERAYRPNVRRTLAGNGSALVYLGPGAERYDASRPVRWQRTIVVGQDKCILPSSLGIEDERRASLSEIADQRFDDIIALGELDEGALARLPVLLREGGLLLQARQTPARAVRVDPARIHYDGLAFVGTTDADILQALAPERQRFDVRPGGVALVHGAGGAMGRIHVHRLLQLENGPSTLIATSRNAKRLADLEADFRPMAAAKGKRLVIAETADAEKAVTAAAPSGLDDAVVVVPDPQAVAGAARWLAPGGMLAVFSGFAYGNPILLDLAGVAVSGKRFTGSTGCSVQDMKDVLSRVERGELDLLANLKAISGLKDLPKALEAVDRGAVSGKIVIYPHSPDLPFRLLADPWDGGQEQRLIGETEREQGR